Part of the Equus caballus isolate H_3958 breed thoroughbred chromosome 5, TB-T2T, whole genome shotgun sequence genome is shown below.
CAGAAGCATGAATGACACCCTGGActtgcgattggcatctgaagtgtaGGACAGTCTTGTGCGACTGAGCCCTTAATGTATGGAGTCCAGTGCtttctccaggtagatagtgtcagaattgagttgaattgtaggacacccagctggtgtcagagaattgcctGGTGGTGGGGGAAAACTCTCACACAGTGGAATTGGGTGCAGAATCTTACCTTGACAGGAACATCCAGGGGTAAATGTTGTCTGGTCATGTAGAAGCTGAAGTCTACAGCTTAGGACAGAAGTGTGGGCTGGAGAGTTAGATTTTATTATCACAGGTGATAGTTCATCTGAGGAGAGCAAAGAGACTGAGGTGATCAGAAAACCAGTTTTAAAAGTTTGGTTCATCCAGGAAATAGTGAAAGATTCAGAGCCTCCGGTTCATGGCgataaaaagagaatattgaaGTCTGGAAAAGCAGGTTGGAAGCAGATTATTAATAATAGCTGGCATTGATTGATCTCTAATaatgtgtcaggccctgtgctaagcattactgtgaattatctcatttactctccACAACCCGAAGATGGAGGAActgttgtctccattttacagaggaagctTCATGAGGCGAAATTACATGCCCAAAGTCTTGCAATCTAATGAGTATTTATAGTCCATATTTTATCCCCAGAAACCTGGCCCTAGGTCCCACTCTTAACCATTACTCCATACTCCATTCAGTTATGAAGGGTCTTTTTACCAAACTCCGGAGTTTGGATTTTGTCCTGCAGGCAACAGGTTTCCTACAACAAGcaatgttttgctttgttttttaactttttgaatcAGTAATATGTTCACAcaactcaaaatttaaaaaaaatattaaaaagactaCAGTGAAAAGTTTGCCTCCCATCCAtctgttccttctccttcctcagtGGTAATCTCTATTAGTAATTTCTTTATGtcctttttgtttgaaatatgactatatgttttcatttaactCTACCATTTTATGCAATATAGGTGACACTGTACATAGTTCTgcatcttactcttttttttttaatttttttttaaagattttattttttcctttttctccccaaagccccccggtacatagttgtgtattcttcgttgtgggttcctctagttgtggcatgtgggacgctccctcagcatggtctgacgagcagtgccatgtccgcgcccaggattcgaaccaccgaaacactgggccgcctgcagcggagcgcgcgaacgtaaccactcggccacggggccagcccctgcatcttACTCTTTTTACTTAATCTATCCTGGAAATCTTTTTATCATCTCATATAAATagcttcttcattcttttgttgcTGCaaagtgttccattgtatggatctaCCATAATTCATTTAACCAGTCCCTTATTGGACGTATAagttctgatattttgtttttacaagCAGTGTTTTCCAGGATTACCATGTACGTATGTTACTTCATAACATGAGCAAATACATccagaagtggaagtgctggGTCAAAGGTCACATGCATTTTTACATAGATGTTTAAGCAGTTTACATTCCCAGTAGTGGTGTAGGAGAATGCCTCTTTCCCCTAGACTCACAATGTGTTATCaaactttgttttctatttcacatatacatctttttctttgttaagagccatttgtattttcctttatCTGTCTTTCcatatcctttgctcattttcagCTATGTCATTGGTCTAACCAATTAAAAGGAGCTCATACATAGGGAGGAGATAGCCCTTTGTGATAtgagatgtaaatatttttcccaaatctttaatttcttttgattttgtttatggtatttttttgcCCTATAGAAATTTTTGTTTGACTTTAATGTAATAGATCTGTCttttctgatagcttttctgattTTGAATTGTAGTTAGCCTTGCTCACACCAAGGTTATGGGAGAATTCTgccttatttgtcttttttagtaCTTTTATAGTTTTTTCACATTTAAGTTTTTGATATTGTTGGAATTTATCCTGGTATGTGGAATGAAGTGtggctacaatttttttttttttcccaggtgGCTATCAGTTGTCCCAATAGCATTTATTAAAGAGTTTGTCTTTTTTCCACTGTAATAAATTTCCATTTGTGTGTTCTTCAATTTCTGGACTTTATGTTCTGCTCCACTGGACGTTATGTCTGTTCATGAACTGGTCTACAATGTTTTAATTATCGAGgtattatagtatattttgatatCTGGTAAGACTAGTCCCCTCTCTTTGCTCTTATTTTAAGAGTTTTCTGGcagttcttatttatttttccttatgacTTTTAAAGTTGTCATATCTAGTTACCCTCTAAAAGATCTGTTGGTATTTATGATGGGATCAAGTTAAATttataagtttatatttttataattattaacattataaatgtggtatatctttCAATTAGTTCAAATCTttttaaggaagaagagaaaagtttGTAAGGTAAATGAGAGGGATATAATCAGCTTTGTGGATAGGTGTGTAGTAGATGAGTTTTTAGTTAGTGTGTACTGTGCCAGAGGTTGGAAATACTAAAAAGTGTGAGTGCTGTTTGTCTCTTCCAGGACGTGTGTGCATAAGAACGTAAACAGTCATTAATAGtagtatgtgatttttttttaggtgTAGGGAAAGTAGGTCATTTAATGATTATATTTCATAGAGGTGGAGGGCAAAGGAAACAttcctttttagatttttttaagtttttattttgaaataattttagatttacatatAAGTTGCAGAACTGGTCCACGGAGTCCCCCAGACTCCTCAATTGTTAACacttctgaaccatttgagaatagGTTGGAGACATGAATACTCATTACATCGTTTAGGGCTCCCCTGAGACTTGAGTGAGTATTTCCCAACTCCTTCACAACCACATTCAGCCGTCAAAATCAAGAGATTAACCTTGATCCAATATCACCATCTAATCCATAGACCCTATTCAGATTTTGCCACTTGTCCCTGTAATGTCCTTTGTAAATCCAGGATTTGGTCTAGGATCATATGTTGCATTCAGGTGTCATGTCCTTTTAGCCTTCATCAGTCTGGAACAATTCCTcactctctttgtttttcatgaccttgacattttgtAAGAATGCTGACCAGTTACTTCATAGACTGTCTCTtaatttgggtttgtctaatgtttcctcatgattTAAAAGTTTTGGCGGGAGTACCAGAGAAGTACTATTGTGCTCTTCTCAGtacatcatatcaggaggcacgTGATGTAGATTAGTTGCTATGAcccattactggtgatgttaacttttatCACTTGATTAAGATGGTAGGTGTCTGCAAGGTTTCCCTAGTATAAAGTTAATAAGTATTTTATACTTATTAATAAGTAATTACTGAGTACTTTGTAGGGAGATGCTCCAGAACTATGTAAATATTCTGTCTCCCTCAAACTTTTGCCCATCAGTTTTAGCATTCATTGAtaattcttgcctgaatcaattacCATGATAGTTGCCAAATCATTATTTGCTAATTCTATCATTCTTTCTGGACTTACTGGTTGCCATTATTTTAAAGGGTAGAACTTCCCCCACCCGgccccccatttatttatttgtttattaatatcACTGTGAACTCTCAGACTCTTAATTTACCCAGTGTTACagtttattactgttatttattttgatgctcaaactgtcccagatttggccagagGAACCCCTACAGATTGTCCCTTGTGTCATTTGGAGTGTTCCCATCATTCCCTGAGTACTTCTTACAACTGCCATAGCAATATGacccaggctcatcttgtactttccctgccccagccctagcATCAGCTctttctccaaggagccttggTTCCTTTTAATGTAGTGttaaaatgatatttagaaactaCTATGTGAGTGCTAGGAATGCTCAGGTCATTGTTTCCAGGTTCTCTTGAATGACAGAGGtaggaaatgtatatatatattcatacacatgtatacgtatatatgcacacatgcacacacaaacatctGTGTCTTTTTCTATATCCATGGGTGTGTTAAAACCATCAATTTAAACCAATAGCTCCAATTCTTATTCAGCACCACAGGGTTTATTCTGGCCTTCTCCCTTTCTATATGTTAATCTCCCTTCTCCATCTGTGAGAAACCTTGTTCCCATTATTCTCAGCTTATTGACTTATTTGCTCAACACCACATCCCTGTCATCCCCACGTGTAACCAAACTCCTGGCCCACAGCTTGGCCCTGTCTCCCTCCTCTGGGTACTCTGGCCAAAATCTCAGCCCTGACAAAGAAGAGGACATTGCTTTCCTTTACTTAAAATGAGTTCAGAAAGATACTTGTGACAGTAGTTGACGCCTGGGAGAGAGATTGGGTATAGGGGACACAGGGGAAGGGAGACTGACTTTATTGTATGTACCCTTTAgtgtcttttgaatttttttatacCAGGTGCTTTTATTACCTatgcagaaaataaatattttaactgtaAGTTAAGGATCTTTGTTTTCACAGTATCTTACTTAGCTGCTCTCTTCTACGTCATTTGGGGAGAGTTTggaatcttccttttttccttaagtGTATTTGGCTCCTTTCTTTTAGGAAATAATACTTGTTTCTATGGGAAGTGTTATTACTGCCGAGAAACAGAGCCAGCCTGTGCTGATGGAGACACAATGGAGGGATCTGTCACACTTTGGCTTCCAGATGTGTGGCCTCTGCAGAAACATCGACACCCATGGGGCAGGACTTACCGAGAGGGCAAGTTGGCCAGGTAAATGCTCCTGTGAGCCACTACTTAATTATCTCCTGTGCCTGGTTGGGTACCAACCCTGTATAGAAGCCATAGGTTCTGTCCTATACTAAAAAGGACTGGCAGGGCAAGGGCAAACCTGCTAGGCAGAgactctctcttctctgtgttttAGACAATGCCAGGTACAGGgctggcactcagtaaataacCCTGGTGATGCTGCTTGCCTCTAGGTGGGAGTATGATGAGAGCTACTGTGATGCTGTGAAGAAAACATCCCCTTATGACTCTGGCCCACGCCTCTTGGATATCATTGACACAGCTGTCTTTGATTACCTGATTGGCAATGCTGACCGCCATCACTATGAGAGTTTCCAAGACGATGAAGGCGCTAGTATGCTCATCCTTCTTGATAATGCCAAAAGGTAGGACCAGCAGGAATATCCTTATAGTTATGGGTTTCTGTGTATACAAGAAAGATGTTTTCTTGGGTATCCTGGAAAACATTCAGAACACAATTGACAGGAGTCATCCTTCCCGTTTCTTCTCGGGGTCTTCATTGTTGGCACCATCCTTCCATCTTTTTCAGGATTTTACTCCCTCCACCTGCTGGGATCTGAGgacttttaaaaatgggaaagtgggtttttttccatGGAGTCAAAGACTCTGATTTTCTTCGCAGACAACTGTAAACCAAGGTCTTTGATTTATTGTTACTTACATCATTCTTTTTTGATTATGATGTTTTAGAATCTTGAGAGTACATATTTAATAGAACATGAAATTTAATTACTGTTAAATTATTCTATCCAAAGGTTCACTCagcttaaaaaattaatttatttgctGAGATGTTTTACTATTTCTATGGCAGTCTAGACCCAGACTTTTTGCTATCGTGAGAAGAGCAGTTACTTGGGGATTATATATAAGGACAAGCTACTTTTATCTTGAATAagacaattttattaattttgaaaaagtggaatgtccttattttttagGTCTGAGCTATTTGAAGAGCACATGTAATTCTTGTTTACACTCCATATTCTCCATGGTGCCCAGTTCAGTACCACCCTTTTAGTTACACTTCATAAGTGTTTACTAAATAGAATACTTCCTTGGAGCCCAGAATTGTCCAGGCTGTAGGTCACTACTGTTAACGTTGGTTGCTGAGAATAAACTGAAACGTGTATCCTCAGCAAAGAATGCATGGGCAGCATTTGCTAATGATGCCACCATCTTATGCTGAGCACCAGGTTCCTCATGCTCCATGAAAGGTGATATTAACTACAGAAAGTGAGAGGCCAGCAAACAGTGcctttccctctccccctcccacagCAAAGCAGGTAGTGGCCAGTGCTATATACATTCAGGAAAATCTTTATCCTTACTTGTaaaactaatcttttttttttctttaaagatcaTGTGTACTGTGGGAATACACATGGAAATAGTTGCCTTTGCCATTTATTATTTGAGGGCCTGCACTGTGCTAAGGGCTACCAGACCCTCCAGCTGTTAAGGTGAGCTTCCAGGAAAAGAGTGGAAGGTTGACAGTTTTTCCAGAATTAGTTCTCCTTTTCTAACTCTGAATTCCTGCTGAGATCATTTTTACATCTGCTTTGAATCACTGTTTTCTCAGCCTCTGTGAGCAGTTTTTCCAGTTTGAATCTGTTCATATACTGAAATGTAGGGAAGAAGATAATCCAAATCTTTTCTGATTGGTAATTTTGGAGTAGAACAAGTCTAACTTCTTTTTATAAGTAATGACCATCTGCTTGTTTGCAAGAACCTAATACGAATAGCCTTTATTTCTCTACCCACCCTTAAAATCTTTTCAAGTTTAGGGGTCTTCAGGGGTCTCGCTTTGGTCTGTGCACTCCACACTGTGTTACCATGGTTATGCTTCAGCACCTTGGAACATCATGGCAGGAGAAAGGATCCTTGTAAATGAGTATATTTGTCGTTTGATGCTGCAGTATGGGCTGTTAGGAATCCTGTGTCTAATTGGTCATgccctgtttatttttaatttaaatgatttGAGCTGTGGAAGCATGAAGTTATCTAGGATCACATTTGGGTTTCTTATGGAATTTACTCTTGCTTTGATGCTAAGAAGGGAACTGGTGCTTCCACCTAATTCACTAagttttgatttaattttcagCTTTGGGAACCCCTCGCTGGATGAGAGAAGCATTCTTGCCCCTCTCTATCAGTGTTGCATGTAAGTTACACACATGAAACACATGTGCCTGCATTGCTTTCCTTTCTAGGATCAGGTAGCAGTATGTCAGTTTTCTTGGCCTTAAAACTTGTTAATCCCTGAGCAGCGCTTTTCCAACCCAGAACCCCTGGAGATCCTGAGATGGAGGATCAGGGAAAGGTGGAGGCAGGTAACCCAAAGCTCAGAATTCATTTCAAGTTATGTATGAATAGAAATTTTCAGTCTATTGAATAATGTATATCCGTGTTTGTTTTACTATCAGAATATAGTCCTTTCCTCCCAAAAAATCTAGTACAATCGTTGTCCCTGGTTGCTGTGCTATGTTTACCTTATGGTTTCAAGTCCTCTCACTCACCCCCACAGACCACCTGTGGTTTGCCTATCTCAATTTGCCATTGTGTAAACCAAAAGTAACTTTTCCCATAGGTATTTagtaattaatttctttttaaagtctatattagagaacaaagaaattaaaaagtaaatcatgaaaatgagagaaagactGGGCTCTCAGGAGCCCCTTTCAGCTCAGCGTTGCTGGTAGAATTGTAAAGCAGGAGCAGTGAGGATCAGCTGGGATCCACCTTGCTTGGCTAACACAGAAATGCAAGTCCAGGAGcacaatgatttttcttttatttctttttttaatagcaacAATACTCTGCAGAAAGTGTTTACCCACGCAGCCCTTAATTGTCTTCATTAATATTGAGAAGCAATGATACATCCAGTTAACAACTGTATCTTTGAAGGAAGATGTTTTTGTGTTAACGGTCAGTGTTATCAGTCTGGTCCAGTCAGGAAATAGAAAAGACGTAGTGGGTTAAACAGGAAAGTCTAGTATAAAGAATTGTTGAACTGATACAAGAGTGACTATAGAAGAAAACTCGGGCTGAGGGAGAGTCCCCAAGGAAAGACAAACTTGGAAGCAAACCCCTTCCCCAAGGCTGGGGTTTGGACGTTAGTGGAAAAGGTGTAGTTTGGCCCACTGGATAAAGTTTGCTGGTTTGCAGGTGCTGAGTAAGCAGGAAGCAGCCCTCCAGATTGCAGGGGGATACAGGCAGTCAGCGGGTGGTGTCGTGGCATCCAGAGGGAGGGATGACTCAGTAGAAACCACTGGGCTGCAGGCAAGGCATGTTTGTGGGCCTACAGAGGGAATCAGGGTGCCAGCCTCAGCAGGCGGCCCTTGAGGCTCTGCTTTCCATGTCAAGAGGGCCTCAGGAAGGTTATCAGCGCCCAGGCTGAGGCTGCAGGATCACCGAGGGCCTGCCCTTCTTGGAATGTGGCCAGGGCAGAGCTCCGTTTGATGACCTCTCCCCGCCAGGCACACACTACTGACCCACTGTGCAGGAGCCAGAAGCATCTGGAGAGCCCTGCCTTCTGCAGTCTCTCTCGAGCGCCCTCTACTGAGAAAGCTTAAGAGAAGAGATGCTTAAGGAATTCTGTCCGTTATAGCATGGCATATATGAAGagtgaatttggagctgagaggcagtCAGGTGACACCTTAGTTACACAGGGGAGCTCTGATGCTCTGGGCATTTGTAGTGTAGTTCAGAATGGCAAAATCACACTGCCTCTGTCCTTGTTTGTCCCTTCCATGTTTTATCCAAAGATTGATCTTCCTTAGTGTTTAAATAGTTGCAGAACAGACTGCCTCCTGCACAGTCTGACTTTTCTGCATACCTAGTTAATTCCCACATTACCCACAGGGAGGTAAGTACTTCTCCTCTGAGGTAAACAAAAGATCCTCTTTAGTTGGTGAAATGATTAAGGAAAATAGAGGTCcttaaaataaacttttcctatttataatattattaatattagaaattttcttttttaaagattggctctgagctaacatctgttgccactcttcttttttttcttcttcttctccccaaagccccccagcacatagttgaattctagttgtaggtccttcgggttgtgctatgtgggacactgcctcagcatggcctgatgagcggcgccatgtccatgcccaggatccgaaccggcaaaaccctgggccactgtaatggagcactcgaacttaaccgttcagccacagggccggccccagaaatttttttttaattcagaaacttaaaaagaaggaaattaaaattaccCATTAAGATGTAAGGATAACTCCCATTAACACTGTAGTGACTTCATTCTAAtcttgtgtgtgtatttgtatgtgtgtttgtgtgtgtgtgtacatagacacacattttctttctccacaaaTTTGgagtaaaacattttttccctccAACTTTTTCCCCCAACCCAATATTATAACATGGGCATTTTCCCATAGCACTATATTTTCTTAACTGTCTTTGATGGCTGCATGGTATTCCCTTGAATGGATgagccataatttatttaactatttcccgattgttggacatttaggttgtttcacaTTTCTCCTGCTATAAATAGCACTGCAGTGAACATGTATAAATCTTTGTATCTCTGAATAATTACCCcccccaaaatatattaaaatgtggtAATGTGACTTACTCATAATGTAGAGGTACTTCTAAAACAGAAATGATATCttttaattgagatattttacatgattatttctttacttttatccGCCGAGCAGACTTTAAACTCCATTTGATGGTGAGAGGTTTTATGTAATTTGTCCTAAAACTTTCTTTCAGCATTCGAGTTTCTACCTGGAACAGACTGAACTACCTAAAGAATGGTGTGCTGAAGTCTGCCTTAAAATCTGCCATGGCCCATGACCCCATCTCCCCAGTGCTCTCCGATCCTCACCTGGGCGCTATGGACCAGCGGCTCCTGAGTATTCTAGCCACCGTGAAGCAGTGCACTGACCAGTTTGGGATGGACACTGTGCTGGTGGAAGACAGGATGCCTCTCTCCCACTTGTAATTCTCAACACAAAATAAGTGAAACTTCTTTTTACAAAGATAGAGAAACAGCACAATCAACTCCAAATGATATGAGATGAATTGGAAATGGCCAGCAGCAAGTTCTGGTGATAGGGGACAGGGTGGCATTGgatttctttggtgttttctgtAGTAGAAACTAAAGCAAAGACTACAAGTTTCAGACCACGGAAATGTTCCTGCTGAATCACCTTCTTACTTCTCGGCATTTGCCCCATTCCAGCAGTGGGTATCCTAGTGGGTCAGTCTTAATTCTCATGCCAAAGGACACATAGAGGGATGACACTTGGATAGGTCAACGCTG
Proteins encoded:
- the FAM20B gene encoding glycosaminoglycan xylosylkinase, whose amino-acid sequence is MKLKQRIVLLAILLVIFIFTKVFLIDNLDTSAANREDQRAFHRMMAGLRVELVPKLDHTLQSPWEIAAQWVVPREVYPEETPELGAIMHAMATKKIIKADVGYKGTQLKALLILEGGQKVVFKPKRYNRDYVVEGEPYAGYDRHNAEVAAFHLDRILGFRRAPLVVGRFVNLRTEIKPVATEQLLSTFLTVGNNTCFYGKCYYCRETEPACADGDTMEGSVTLWLPDVWPLQKHRHPWGRTYREGKLARWEYDESYCDAVKKTSPYDSGPRLLDIIDTAVFDYLIGNADRHHYESFQDDEGASMLILLDNAKSFGNPSLDERSILAPLYQCCIIRVSTWNRLNYLKNGVLKSALKSAMAHDPISPVLSDPHLGAMDQRLLSILATVKQCTDQFGMDTVLVEDRMPLSHL